The Primulina eburnea isolate SZY01 chromosome 13, ASM2296580v1, whole genome shotgun sequence genome includes a region encoding these proteins:
- the LOC140810450 gene encoding WUSCHEL-related homeobox 8-like produces the protein MAPFSSTRWFPTAEQRMILKELYSRGVTNPNSSQIQKITAHLSFYGKIHGKNVFYWFQNHKARDRQKLRKKLAIAKQPHHHCYCFAENIHPQCNNGAVLEGMMKHAWSTTMAEDLGRDCFIRTCGWDLTMIPTVSCCGNRPLKTLQLFPVTSPGQMDHQQITAFNL, from the exons ATGGCTCCGTTTTCATCCACTCGGTGGTTTCCAACCGCAGAGCAGCGCATGATACTGAAGGAACTGTACAGCAGAGGAGTCACAAATCCAAATTCTTCTCAGATACAAAAGATCACCGCCCACCTCTCCTTCTACGGAAAGATTCATGGCAAGAACGTCTTTTACTGGTTTCAGAACCATAAAGCCAGGGACCGCCAGAAACTCAGGAAGAAGCTCGCCATCGCCAAGCAGCCGCACCACCATTGTTACTGCTTCGCAGAAAatattcatccacag TGTAACAATGGAGCGGTCCTGGAAGGAATGATGAAGCATGCATGGTCCACGACGATGGCTGAAGATCTCGGGAGAGATTGCTTTATCAGAACGTGTGGATGGGATTTGACGATGATCCCGACCGTCTCCTGCTGTGGGAATAGGCCCCTGAAAACTCTACAACTCTTCCCCGTCACATCTCCAGGCCAAATGGACCACCAACAAATTACAGCTTTCAATCTTTGA
- the LOC140810028 gene encoding uncharacterized protein produces MAIEKCRFKVSRCNPEYQLPQMGDTVVCSDDENLQRGNSVSAVDSDDDEDDLFDECDSGAGSDDFDLLELGQTGEEFCQVGDQTCSIPYELYDLRGFTDVLSMEVWNEVLTEKERFSLAKYLPDMDQENFVLTLKELFSCDNLHFGSPVDKLFEMLKEGSCEPRVAHYRQGLNFLQRRQHYHNIRKHQNVMVNNLCQMRDAWMNCKGYSIEEKLRVLNIKKCQKSLMNESMEKFGTDTSDKDDSGNDLWGEKAKDGKLVPKTGRFSGYCRDLELDICTPGLKVVTESNKQARKNPKGTLKLAGSKTTSAKELANHSVSIHPEVDMQSRHYGLALPLYRNKPEVAVYNTSAPVRTKKRQIQDNDEEDTTFAAASHRERNVPQGGVNSKSKSLKFGKKQKGSAGGSDVDCYLGLLETARSDISDHGRNSAVNQFSNISVTKPSNRRDMYNWGAKLNFSKNFQQLSPENEMEFGHNQKLNSSLKASQLELLGGSEPSWLGKPLGGLLPDDSPYDHTADLNTKSNKWSTGWKAIDLNANDKFLQSISRAKSFQEKFRKCSKPNRRRDVAENIDIVDLDRGEETESDSSDQMMDDDDENPLMRSKWAYPGGVPDSKYGPEREKVKFSRKDAKGSYLRLDGSLKSSNQMDDYGENLDMIKSVQKGKMHDASYLNVLPTDDSRRNYFMGSGNVIGGDDPQLFYPFGRNGHVEGSRGNIFKSSSLKSSFIPGRKPISEAQCNTDYPPSDYMNNYSLEDDLHGARAIGADNGVSFKLGKKGRMVEPSTGHHTEISGVHLMGCNTISKKRRLKDGSTNMVLKDNNDCLHDAQLLLDGINSLKKHGKKNMLEDDFDVLEDEISELPSVDVEMEVVEAQTKPKNKSFPLILPTVLTGFSFSIIHLLSAVRRAMITVLPEDFSEDRKHDVKVDAGEGVKEEPERKQEDTSAVNSTSGIEALPNSTEQGIISRTVQEIVSLVRSNPGDPCILETQEPLQDLVRGVLKIFSSRTAPLGAKGWKPLVVYEKSTKSWSWIGPAVHNFSDSMVIEEETSPDMWALPYKTLVKLVDSFANWLKNSQDALQQIGSLPAPPLTLMQNILDEKERFKDLRAQKSLSTISPNPEEVRTYFRKEEVLRYLIPDRAFSYTAVDGKKSIVAPLRRCGGKPTSKARDHFMLKRDRPPHVTILCLVRDAAARLPGSIGTRADVCTLIRDSQYIVEDVSDAQVNQVVSGALDRLHYERDPCVQFDGERKLWVYLHRERDEEDFEDDGTSSTKKWRKQKKEPSEPSDQGGVTVAFSGPVEQSGFDFVSDLNVGASFADGNKTSEVERNNVNDQVKNNHDLSPVTWSGLGSNSIGGNELICQENSANGDFEDTYGE; encoded by the coding sequence ATGGCGATTGAAAAGTGTAGGTTTAAGGTGTCTCGTTGCAATCCAGAGTATCAGTTGCCCCAAATGGGGGACACGGTTGTGTGTAGTGATGATGAAAATTTGCAGCGTGGAAACTCTGTTTCAGCTGTTGACTCagatgatgatgaagatgaTCTATTTGATGAATGTGATTCGGGAGCGGGATCCGATGACTTTGATTTACTTGAATTAGGCCAAACTGGAGAGGAATTTTGCCAAGTCGGAGATCAAACTTGCAGCATTCCCTATGAACTCTATGATCTTCGTGGGTTTACAGATGTTCTATCTATGGAAGTATGGAATGAGGTTTTAACCGAAAAGGAAAGATTTAGTCTTGCCAAGTATTTACCTGATATGGACCAAGAGAATTTTGTTCTCACACTGAAAGAGCTTTTTTCTTGTGATAACTTGCATTTTGGAAGTCCTGTTGATAAATTATTTGAGATGCTGAAGGAAGGATCATGCGAGCCAAGGGTAGCACATTACAGGCAGGGCTTGAATTTCCTCCAGAGAAGACAACATTATCATAACATTCGAAAGCATCAAAATGTGATGGTAAACAATCTCTGTCAAATGAGAGATGCATGGATGAACTGCAAAGGGTATAGTATCGAAGAGAAGCTTCGTGTGTTGAATATTAAAAAGTGTCAGAAGAGTTTGATGAATGAAAGTATGGAAAAGTTTGGTACTGACACATCTGACAAAGATGATTCAGGAAATGATTTATGGGGCGAAAAGGCAAAGGATGGGAAATTAGTTCCAAAGACAGGTCGGTTTTCTGGATATTGCAGGGACTTGGAATTGGATATTTGTACTCCTGGGCTAAAAGTTGTCACGGAATCAAACAAGCAGGCAAGGAAGAACCCTAAAGGTACTTTGAAGTTGGCTGGATCCAAAACTACCTCAGCAAAAGAGTTAGCAAACCACTCAGTGTCGATTCACCCTGAAGTCGACATGCAGTCAAGACACTATGGTTTGGCTTTGCCTCTTTATCGGAATAAACCAGAGGTAGCTGTTTATAATACTTCTGCACCAGTCAGGACGAAGAAGAGACAAATACAAGACAATGATGAGGAAGACACAACATTTGCAGCAGCTTCGCACAGGGAGCGGAATGTACCACAAGGTGGAGTAAACTCTAAGTCTAAAAGTTTGAAATTTGGAAAGAAACAAAAAGGCTCAGCTGGTGGGAGTGACGTGGATTGTTACTTGGGGCTTCTAGAGACAGCAAGGAGTGATATAAGTGATCATGGAAGGAACAGTGCTGTTAATCAGTTTTCCAATATTAGCGTTACAAAGCCATCTAATAGAAGAGACATGTACAATTGGGGGGCAAAATTGAACTTCTCCAAGAATTTTCAGCAATTGTCTCCGGAGAATGAGATGGAGTTTGGTCACAATCAGAAGTTGAATTCGTCCTTGAAAGCAAGTCAACTTGAGCTTTTGGGTGGAAGCGAGCCATCATGGCTTGGTAAACCACTTGGGGGTCTGCTTCCTGATGATTCACCGTATGATCACACTGCAGATTTGAATACCAAAAGTAACAAATGGTCCACAGGATGGAAAGCCATTGATCTCAATGCAAATGACAAGTTCTTACAATCTATAAGTAGAGCTAAAAGTTTTCAAGAAAAGTTCCGAAAATGTTCGAAACCAAATAGACGAAGAGATGTGGCAGAAAACATAGATATTGTAGACTTGGacagaggtgaagaaacagAGTCTGATTCTTCGGATCAAAtgatggatgatgatgatgagaatCCTTTGATGAGGAGCAAGTGGGCTTACCCTGGTGGTGTGCCAGATTCAAAATATGGCCCAGAGCGAGAAAAGGTCAAATTTTCTAGGAAAGATGCAAAAGGTAGTTACCTTAGACTTGATGGATCATTAAAATCTTCTAATCAGATGGACGATTATGGTGAAAATCTAGATATGATTAAATCAGTGCAGAAGGGTAAGATGCATGATGCTAGCTACTTGAATGTGTTGCCCACCGATGATTCACGGAGAAATTATTTTATGGGATCAGGCAATGTAATTGGAGGCGATGATCCACAACTGTTCTATCCATTTGGAAGAAATGGTCATGTAGAAGGAAGCCGTGGCAACATTTTCAAGTCATCTTCTCTGAAATCATCTTTTATTCCTGGGAGAAAGCCAATAAGTGAGGCTCAATGTAATACTGATTATCCTCCATCAGATTACATGAACAATTATAGTCTTGAGGATGACTTGCACGGGGCGCGTGCAATTGGAGCAGATAATGGAGTTTCTTTCAAGTTGGGAAAGAAAGGTCGAATGGTTGAGCCATCCACAGGCCACCATACCGAAATATCTGGTGTTCATCTGATGGGATGCAACACTatttcaaagaaacgaagacTGAAGGATGGCTCAACCAACATGGTCCTTAAAGATAATAATGATTGTCTACATGATGCTCAGCTTCTACTCGATGGTATCAATTCTTTGAAGAAACATGGTAAAAAGAACATGTTGGAGGACGACTTTGATGTTTTAGAAGATGAAATTTCTGAGCTACCGTCTGTAGATGTGGAAATGGAAGTTGTCGAGGCGCAAACCAAACCGAAGAACAAGTCATTTCCTTTAATTTTACCTACGGTACTTACTGGGTTTTCATTCTCCATTATCCATCTTCTTTCAGCTGTTCGTCGGGCTATGATTACTGTGCTTCCAGAGGATTTCTCAGAGGATAGAAAACATGATGTTAAAGTTGATGCTGGAGAAGGGGTCAAGGAGGAACCAGAAAGAAAGCAGGAAGATACCAGCGCAGTTAATTCAACTTCTGGTATTGAAGCTTTACCAAATTCTACGGAACAAGGCATCATCTCTCGTACTGTTCAGGAAATTGTTAGCCTTGTTAGATCAAATCCTGGAGATCCTTGTATTCTTGAAACTCAGGAACCACTTCAGGATTTGGTCAGAGGCGttctaaaaatattttcgtCTAGAACTGCACCTCTAGGAGCAAAAGGGTGGAAACCTCTTGTTGTATATGAAAAATCTACCAAGAGTTGGTCATGGATTGGTCCTGCAGTTCACAATTTTTCTGACTCTATGGTGATTGAAGAGGAGACATCTCCAGATATGTGGGCCCTTCCATATAAAACACTTGTCAAATTGGTTGACTCGTTTGCTAATTGGCTGAAAAACAGTCAGGATGCCCTTCAGCAAATAGGAAGCCTTCCTGCTCCTCCTTTGACACTGATGCAAAACATTTTGGATGAGAAAGAGAGGTTCAAGGACCTGAGAGCTCAGAAGAGTCTCAGTACCATCAGTCCGAACCCTGAAGAAGTAAGAACCTACTTCCGGAAGGAAGAAGTCCTTAGGTATCTAATACCAGACAGAGCATTCTCCTATACTGCCGTTGATGGTAAGAAATCAATTGTTGCTCCTTTGAGAAGGTGTGGTGGCAAGCCAACATCAAAGGCCCGGGACCACTTTATGTTGAAACGGGATCGACCACCGCATGTGACAATTCTTTGTCTTGTGAGAGATGCGGCTGCTAGATTGCCTGGAAGCATTGGAACCCGAGCGGATGTTTGCACCTTGATTAGAGATTCGCAGTACATTGTGGAAGATGTTTCTGATGCACAGGTCAATCAAGTTGTTAGCGGTGCACTGGATCGTTTGCATTATGAACGCGATCCTTGTGTGCAATTTGATGGGGAAAGAAAGCTATGGGTTTATTTACACCGAGAAAGAGATGAAGAAGATTTTGAGGATGATGGAACTTCATCCAcgaagaaatggagaaaacaaaagaaagaaCCTTCTGAGCCATCTGATCAGGGTGGTGTTACAGTTGCTTTTTCTGGACCTGTGGAGCAATCAGGGTTTGATTTTGTTTCAGATCTCAATGTTGGTGCATCATTTGCAGACGGCAATAAGACATCAGAAGTTGAACGCAACAATGTTAATGATCAGGTAAAGAACAATCATGATCTTTCACCAGTGACTTGGAGTGGCCTTGGATCGAATTCTATAGGGGGCAATGAATTGATTTGCCAAGAAAATTCTGCCAATGGAGATTTTGAGGACACATATGGTGAATAA
- the LOC140810192 gene encoding uncharacterized protein has product MFGHDYTYDYSSEYFSRYPLADTTPTLTPSPLLSRLAIPGDENDELPSLRSELGYTSSGCSSSITNYVQYSPTFIQRSVSSHSLLKNSDVHSPINTTSSATFLEPMIASSVRKASSAGDLLGVNMALRKQRSNSPLSNDQNSVMESMNRACKYGPEEKRERIERYRSKRNLRNFNKKIKYECRKTLADSRPRIRGRFARNDETEKTPQRRDNVFVEEDDEGDDNWINFLDAFQQNLIP; this is encoded by the exons ATGTTCGGACACGACTATACATATGACTATTCCTCAGAATATTTTAGCCGTTATCCTTTAGCAGACACCACCCCCACATTAACACCTTCACCACTCCTATCTCGTCTCGCCATTCCTGGAGACGAGAACGACGAGCTACCATCATTGAGGTCCGAGCTCGGATACACCAGCAGTGGCTGTAGCAGTTCGATAACGAATTACGTACAATATAGTCCCACCTTTATTCAGAGGAGCGTCAGTAGCCACTCTCTACTAAAGAATTCGGATGTTCACTCTCCGATAAATACTACATCATCTGCCACGTTTCTTGAACCGATGATTGCTTCATCTGTCAGGAAGGCTTCGAGCGCCGGTGATTTGCTG GGAGTAAACATGGCACTAAGAAAACAGAGATCAAACAGTCCATTATCAAATGATCAGAACAGTGTCATGGAAAGTATGAACAGAGCATGTAAATACGGCCCAGAAGAGAAAAGGGAACGAATCGAGAGATACAGAAGCAAGAGAAATCTTAGGAATTTCAACAAGAAGATCAAG TATGAATGTAGGAAGACTTTAGCAGATAGTCGTCCACGTATCAGAGGAAGATTTGCGAGGAATGATGAAACAGAGAAGACCCCTCAACGGCGGGATAATGTATTTGTCGAGGAAGATGATGAGGGTGATGATAACTGGATCAATTTCCTCGACGCTTTTCAGCAAAATCTAATCCCCTAA